In Marinicella rhabdoformis, a genomic segment contains:
- a CDS encoding methyltransferase family protein: protein MDLSESFLKLRALTQYLTEDLLGGPKLWKFAWIINFQKAGTLFFVLALMYFYQNFRIESWLYLALHGGYGLVWLIKDLCFPDKAWQQKITFAGGVMSFFGVLFWYWVMAWLLISRPAAPNYPLDGSLWLFMCTILCLIGCVVMVIADAQKFYTLRIQQGLIKDGIHRYVRHPNYLGEMMIYGSFALLVWHWLAFLIVTSIWLLVFFPNMIAKERSLSRFPEWESYKKSSGWLLPFL, encoded by the coding sequence ATGGATCTCTCTGAGTCATTTCTTAAACTGAGGGCGTTAACTCAATATTTAACAGAAGATTTATTGGGTGGTCCCAAGTTATGGAAGTTTGCTTGGATCATTAATTTTCAAAAAGCCGGCACATTATTTTTTGTGTTGGCTTTGATGTACTTCTATCAAAATTTCAGAATTGAAAGTTGGCTATACCTCGCCTTACATGGTGGTTATGGCCTGGTCTGGTTGATTAAAGACCTGTGCTTTCCAGATAAGGCATGGCAGCAAAAAATCACATTTGCAGGCGGTGTTATGTCATTTTTTGGTGTGCTGTTTTGGTATTGGGTCATGGCCTGGTTACTGATTTCCAGACCTGCTGCTCCTAACTACCCACTTGACGGTTCTTTGTGGCTATTTATGTGTACCATTCTGTGCTTGATTGGCTGTGTGGTCATGGTGATTGCGGATGCGCAGAAGTTTTACACATTAAGGATCCAGCAAGGTTTGATTAAGGATGGTATTCACAGGTATGTCCGGCATCCCAATTATTTAGGTGAAATGATGATTTATGGTAGTTTTGCCTTGTTAGTTTGGCACTGGCTGGCTTTTTTAATTGTCACATCGATTTGGTTGCTGGTTTTTTTTCCTAATATGATTGCCAAAGAGCGCAGCTTAAGTCGTTTCCCTGAGTGGGAGAGCTATAAAAAATCATCAGGTTGGCTTCTCCCTTTTCTGTGA
- a CDS encoding tetratricopeptide repeat-containing sulfotransferase family protein, producing MQSIQIEVDQLLAQKKYQKALKKVKGWQKKQPKSEEYVRLEGIVHLHQRRLLLAEKCFKKALNMKPDYVNAMSNLAFIYYANKKHNKAASVLKKAIEIKPDDIESNNQLAHVATALKDWTLAERQHRKTLAIEPRHMESLVNLAMLLKNNGDIEQATIFFRKALDINPFQPEIYWTLANLKTYTFSKEEKLIVEQMIEKTSDYKKLSALYFTKARYLEDDGNYEESFNALKQGNAIKFNSFKKQETDWDKLLCDIKAVFTPEFVEDNQCQKECESLPVLIAGMPRSGSTLIEQILASHSKITGASELEYLGEWIEQQEKDIGRSYPSVFSSGGKIVFEQLSQNYQQLTKLWWDESKCFTDKNPANILYVGAFLMAFPKAKVIHSKRNAMDVCLSAFKQNFEKGNEYSFNLHELVAYYKFQESLADLWKSLFPTQVISVEYESVLADIKAETIRILDFLGFDYEEACLRFYETKRSIRTASAGQVTQKLYQSANQHFKKYGDSLTELAKLLEYDHG from the coding sequence ATGCAATCTATTCAAATCGAAGTGGATCAGTTACTGGCTCAAAAAAAATATCAAAAAGCATTAAAAAAAGTTAAAGGGTGGCAAAAAAAACAACCTAAATCAGAAGAGTATGTACGTTTAGAAGGAATTGTTCATCTGCATCAAAGGCGTTTGTTGTTAGCGGAAAAGTGTTTTAAAAAGGCACTAAACATGAAGCCAGATTATGTAAATGCCATGTCAAATTTGGCTTTTATTTATTATGCTAATAAGAAACATAATAAAGCGGCATCAGTTTTGAAAAAAGCAATCGAAATTAAACCAGATGACATTGAATCAAACAACCAGTTAGCTCATGTGGCCACTGCCTTGAAAGATTGGACTTTGGCAGAACGCCAACACAGAAAAACTCTAGCCATTGAACCGAGGCACATGGAGAGTCTAGTAAACCTTGCCATGCTATTAAAAAATAATGGTGATATTGAACAAGCCACAATATTCTTTAGAAAAGCGCTGGATATCAACCCATTTCAACCTGAAATATATTGGACTTTAGCGAACCTAAAAACCTATACCTTTTCTAAAGAAGAAAAGTTGATAGTTGAGCAAATGATTGAAAAAACAAGTGACTATAAAAAATTGTCAGCTTTGTATTTTACTAAAGCCAGATACCTAGAAGATGATGGTAATTATGAGGAGTCGTTCAATGCTTTGAAGCAAGGAAATGCGATAAAGTTTAATTCCTTCAAAAAGCAGGAAACAGATTGGGATAAATTATTATGTGACATCAAAGCTGTTTTTACACCAGAGTTCGTTGAAGATAATCAATGTCAAAAAGAGTGTGAAAGTTTGCCGGTATTAATAGCAGGAATGCCCAGGTCTGGTTCAACTTTAATAGAACAAATACTGGCATCCCACAGCAAAATTACTGGTGCATCAGAGTTAGAATATTTAGGTGAATGGATTGAACAACAAGAAAAAGACATAGGTCGAAGCTATCCCAGTGTGTTTTCGTCAGGTGGGAAAATTGTATTTGAACAACTGTCACAAAACTATCAACAGTTAACTAAGCTTTGGTGGGATGAATCAAAGTGTTTTACAGACAAAAACCCTGCAAATATTTTATATGTAGGTGCTTTTTTGATGGCTTTTCCGAAAGCTAAAGTGATTCACAGCAAAAGAAATGCAATGGACGTGTGTTTAAGTGCTTTTAAACAAAATTTTGAAAAAGGTAATGAATACAGTTTCAATTTGCATGAATTGGTTGCTTATTATAAGTTTCAAGAATCATTGGCCGATTTATGGAAAAGTTTATTTCCAACACAAGTGATTTCAGTAGAGTATGAGTCTGTGCTTGCGGATATTAAGGCAGAAACGATAAGAATACTTGACTTCCTGGGTTTTGATTACGAAGAGGCTTGCTTGAGATTTTATGAAACCAAAAGGTCCATAAGAACGGCCAGTGCAGGTCAAGTAACTCAGAAGTTGTACCAATCGGCTAATCAACACTTTAAAAAGTATGGTGATTCTTTAACAGAATTAGCGAAGTTACTGGAATATGACCATGGATGA
- a CDS encoding B12-binding domain-containing radical SAM protein encodes MNDTLVKSLHPKLSAQHVEQRVLTLLQNQILLIGDDHINDDELTLVNFEPSQRPITGVFGVSMNFSLQHYRGKWLYWNANKRCWVLLNSNHIEILSQYIINGFSDKFTSYFASMYSIDELQGLVSGFVGQGLLIPLKKKACELTENSISEKLPGIALSSDQGWKTIQPDERIPVYFVPHMKNHYPLALGVLFSALENHNGGSLTEKFQLVPICYMKPNEFLNGPYRKFRQGVWLFSNYMWSLDINMQISEAIKKQDSRNLTIHGGPSTPEYAQASQDFMAQFTSVDISVHGEGEVAIIEILDKIYKNEHGKTSYDETDLFEVSGITYRSLLNPHHVKRTSARKRTAQPDFAPSPYLSGYFAGYGAEVDAAIIESNRGCPFGCTFCDWGSATNQKVRKFDLERVKQEIDWIAKNKVRVLWIADANYGLYDRDIELSQHIVDTKAKTGYPQEVVVNYTKNSTWRLVEIIKIFTAGGIISQGIISIQTTDDKTLEVINRKNIKTEKYDELTKVFYDLKLPLSTDLMLGLPGITVEAFNKDLQRYIDMDVSVKAYPTQLLPNSPMADPEYIEKYQIKTDKNDFLIASFSYTEQDLHWMKGMYHMYTIADGYGLLRYVIRYLQWEHGIRAVDFISDLLKFVNGNPGQYNKITWAVRYFINDKCMPGGWHNFYAQIGEYITATYGIEMDSGFETVFTVSEVSMPDDTIRYPVERNIAHDFTAYFTAKTQNTDHAEKPLDHYPPSRFHVSDPNNMVAIDMNYMQYDSHQYFWELHSDVARPKSTSEFVDNKLETV; translated from the coding sequence ATGAATGACACATTGGTTAAGTCTCTACATCCTAAGTTAAGCGCTCAACATGTTGAGCAAAGGGTGTTAACGCTTTTACAAAATCAAATTTTGTTAATTGGTGACGATCATATAAATGATGATGAATTGACTTTGGTTAATTTCGAACCAAGTCAAAGGCCTATTACAGGTGTTTTTGGGGTTTCAATGAACTTTTCACTCCAACATTACCGTGGAAAATGGCTATATTGGAATGCCAATAAACGTTGTTGGGTATTATTAAATTCAAATCATATTGAAATTTTATCTCAATATATTATTAATGGATTTTCTGATAAATTCACATCATATTTTGCTTCTATGTATTCTATAGATGAATTGCAAGGATTGGTCTCAGGTTTTGTTGGTCAAGGATTGTTAATACCGTTAAAGAAAAAAGCGTGTGAATTGACTGAAAACAGCATCTCTGAAAAGTTACCAGGTATTGCATTATCATCAGATCAAGGCTGGAAAACGATCCAACCTGATGAACGCATACCTGTATATTTTGTCCCTCACATGAAAAACCATTACCCATTGGCGTTGGGTGTTTTGTTTTCAGCTCTAGAAAATCATAATGGCGGGTCTTTGACTGAAAAATTTCAACTGGTACCCATATGCTATATGAAACCAAATGAGTTTTTAAATGGACCTTACCGAAAGTTTAGACAAGGTGTGTGGTTGTTTTCTAATTACATGTGGTCTTTAGACATTAACATGCAAATATCTGAAGCAATTAAGAAACAAGACTCACGAAATTTGACTATTCACGGTGGACCCAGTACGCCTGAATATGCACAGGCAAGTCAAGATTTTATGGCACAATTCACCAGTGTAGATATTTCAGTCCATGGTGAAGGTGAAGTAGCCATTATTGAAATATTAGATAAAATATATAAAAATGAACATGGAAAAACCAGCTATGATGAAACAGATTTGTTTGAAGTGTCTGGAATCACTTACAGGAGTTTATTAAACCCACATCATGTCAAAAGGACATCAGCTAGAAAAAGAACGGCACAACCCGATTTTGCACCGTCACCCTACTTATCAGGTTATTTTGCTGGGTATGGCGCAGAGGTTGATGCTGCCATTATTGAATCGAATAGAGGTTGCCCTTTTGGCTGTACATTCTGTGACTGGGGCTCCGCCACTAATCAAAAAGTCAGGAAATTCGATTTAGAACGAGTTAAACAGGAAATTGATTGGATAGCTAAAAATAAAGTTCGTGTATTGTGGATTGCTGATGCCAATTATGGTTTATATGACAGAGATATTGAGCTATCTCAACACATAGTGGACACCAAAGCCAAAACAGGATATCCACAGGAAGTGGTTGTTAATTACACTAAAAACTCGACTTGGCGGTTGGTTGAAATCATAAAAATATTTACTGCAGGAGGTATCATAAGCCAAGGGATTATTTCAATTCAAACAACAGATGATAAAACCCTAGAGGTCATTAACAGAAAAAACATTAAAACTGAAAAGTACGATGAATTAACTAAAGTGTTTTATGATTTGAAACTTCCCTTGTCTACAGACTTGATGCTTGGTTTGCCTGGTATTACTGTTGAGGCCTTTAATAAAGACTTACAGCGGTATATTGATATGGATGTATCGGTTAAAGCTTATCCAACTCAGCTACTTCCAAACAGCCCAATGGCAGATCCTGAATATATAGAAAAATATCAAATTAAAACCGACAAAAATGATTTTTTGATTGCTTCTTTTTCCTATACTGAACAAGACCTTCATTGGATGAAGGGAATGTATCATATGTATACCATTGCAGATGGTTATGGGTTGTTGAGGTATGTAATTCGTTATTTGCAATGGGAACATGGTATTCGTGCTGTTGACTTTATCAGTGACTTGCTTAAGTTCGTTAATGGCAATCCAGGTCAATATAACAAAATAACTTGGGCTGTTCGTTATTTTATCAATGACAAGTGTATGCCGGGTGGTTGGCATAATTTTTACGCTCAAATTGGTGAGTACATTACGGCTACTTATGGTATTGAAATGGACTCAGGGTTTGAAACTGTTTTTACAGTTTCTGAAGTCAGTATGCCAGATGACACCATAAGGTATCCTGTTGAAAGGAATATTGCACACGATTTTACAGCTTATTTTACGGCCAAAACTCAAAATACTGATCACGCTGAAAAACCATTAGATCACTATCCACCTTCGAGATTTCATGTGTCAGACCCGAATAATATGGTGGCCATTGATATGAACTATATGCAATATGACTCGCATCAGTATTTTTGGGAACTACACTCAGATGTGGCCAGACCAAAATCAACATCAGAATTTGTTGATAATAAGTTGGAGACCGTTTGA
- a CDS encoding NADH:flavin oxidoreductase, translated as MKHNTEKSKRVWQPSQILNLKIKNRVVMAPMTRSFSPGHTVTEDAIAYYRRRAENGVGLIITEGTCVGVPEANGYPDVPFIAGEAALAGWKKVVDAVHEVGGKIMPQLWHVGAVRKQCLQPDESVPAYSPSGLLGPGKPHGVAMTLADIKRTQDAFVQAAIDAKSIGFDGVELHGAHGYLIDQFFWQGTNTRDDQYGGDVLGRTRFACEIVKRIKAEAGEDFPVILRFSQWKLQNYEIKLAETPESLAAFLAPLVDAGVDVFHCSSRRFWEPEFEGSDLNLAAWTQKLSGKPCITVGSVGLDDSFVDEKSRDIAQGSKVSTDKLAQLEKNIESCVYDFVAVGRSVLHDPEWVGKWQQGAFSEMKPYTAKALQKLY; from the coding sequence ATGAAACATAACACAGAAAAAAGTAAAAGGGTCTGGCAACCCAGTCAAATTCTAAACCTCAAAATTAAAAACAGGGTCGTAATGGCACCGATGACACGAAGTTTTTCACCAGGGCATACTGTTACAGAAGATGCGATTGCTTATTACCGCAGGCGTGCTGAAAATGGTGTTGGATTGATCATTACAGAAGGTACTTGTGTAGGTGTGCCTGAGGCCAATGGATATCCAGATGTTCCTTTTATTGCAGGTGAAGCAGCGTTGGCTGGTTGGAAAAAAGTGGTTGATGCTGTACATGAAGTGGGTGGAAAGATTATGCCTCAATTGTGGCATGTTGGCGCCGTCAGAAAACAATGTCTTCAACCAGATGAAAGTGTTCCAGCATACAGCCCTTCTGGTTTGTTAGGCCCAGGGAAGCCGCATGGGGTGGCAATGACTTTAGCAGACATCAAAAGAACACAAGACGCCTTTGTTCAAGCTGCTATAGATGCAAAATCCATTGGTTTTGATGGTGTTGAGCTGCATGGCGCTCACGGCTATTTGATTGACCAATTTTTTTGGCAAGGCACAAATACACGCGATGATCAGTATGGTGGCGATGTCTTAGGCAGAACGAGGTTTGCCTGTGAAATAGTTAAGAGGATAAAAGCCGAAGCGGGCGAAGATTTTCCTGTGATATTGAGGTTTTCTCAATGGAAACTACAAAATTATGAAATTAAATTGGCAGAAACACCAGAGTCTTTGGCAGCATTTTTAGCGCCGTTAGTTGATGCTGGGGTGGATGTGTTTCATTGTTCTTCTCGTCGATTCTGGGAACCTGAGTTTGAAGGTTCAGACCTTAATTTGGCTGCTTGGACGCAAAAGCTATCAGGTAAACCATGTATAACAGTTGGTAGCGTGGGTTTAGATGACAGCTTTGTTGATGAAAAGTCACGTGACATTGCGCAAGGCTCAAAGGTATCAACAGATAAATTAGCGCAACTGGAAAAAAACATTGAGTCATGTGTTTATGACTTTGTGGCTGTCGGACGATCAGTCTTGCATGATCCGGAATGGGTTGGCAAGTGGCAACAAGGTGCATTCAGCGAAATGAAGCCTTACACTGCCAAAGCGCTTCAAAAACTATACTGA
- a CDS encoding S8 family serine peptidase, which yields MSKNKFNPVLTSALFATVFAAGAASAGQVYNQIPENVGPASQLAANIYTSHDMAPANSQGQYRYILRFKEPALALYKGTGAFAAPVRQANGKIDVNGAEARNYVSHLKSQQDLFASQLSSVLGRTVTPVYQLQYAFNGMAVYLDPSEVSSVKQLNQVADIRADKDYELDTDAGPRIIGADNVWLGDAPAAGAAMGEGMVIGTLDSGTNFDHPSFDAMGGDGYVHNNPLGSGNYLGVCDAGNTDQYLANYTCNDKLIGGYDFVNGLEPAGATEIPGPEDENGHGSHTSSTSGGNQTDGDFNGVTVPVSGVAPHATNVIFDVCYEDDQGRGLCPGISSMMSVDQAIADGMVDVINFSIGGGSSPWEDPVSRAFVNATEAGIFVATSAGNSGPGAGTLGHVEPWTTSVGATTHDRRVESLLNIGATPALQDIGYLSSADGPGVTSQITGELRWGEDVDPTNRDGCNPWAADAFDGEVAFVDIFTCPFAQKVVHATDAGAIAVVVMSNTDTNFFMGGMGATTVPSMTIPKSLAEAAVTEMAGGTLPIVINTATVLYDGQADVMAGFSSRGPSGFEYNKPDVSAPGVSILAAYDDDTVAVDGGAEFAAISGTSMASPHVAGSAALLRQLQPTWTPMEVKSALMMTAKKAGNTKEDGITPTDHFDDGAGRIQVDVASSTGLVMHESAFNMLLADPDNFGDPKTINAPNLTNFNCIDTCSFERSLRSVASAPVTYNASLVDIPGTVNPAQFTVNPGETVTLDIEVNGAALPPGATSFGELMIAEQSSFGAPNPFSIANSIDITDGGYVFGDGNAAMSCEDVVVSGITSSSLSANVELGASHTWVGDMTAKLINPDGDELALFSRPAFPASSFGTSSDLAGTSPVTFVDGGATDAEAMGAGGGVICQDDGLCEYYPNPDEETASVADFSSILTGTINGTWQICGGDAFDDGNGIGGTIDTATLNISEGAAPSVPALHMPAVIIGFPNAPEIDVTPTSLAATIDADMTTDLTLNIANLDSAGADLNWMVNDTGKTGEVDQVLLEQLQTGLGNGIVSDYFDDGVTNGGAYSADDFTLAADTTIDGFFFDGFTNGTNLADEISSFSVLIYPDAAGAPAGHPEDGGGTEIASVTLSVGDYRLNLSDGLGSVYVNLADALGGSLDLTAGTYWVVGYANFTGANRWNWFTGTPGGTVAKLVDPTGIFGAASPNWLIISDLTGDTDFDGLAFNAHTLKSCGASWLSVDTSSGVLSPGSDIDVTVTLDSTGMMPGVYEATLCIDSDDLDETRVAVPVTLTVDGPSDLIFANGFEAPAP from the coding sequence ATGTCAAAAAATAAATTCAATCCTGTGTTAACGTCAGCACTATTTGCAACTGTGTTTGCAGCTGGTGCAGCATCGGCGGGCCAGGTTTATAATCAAATTCCTGAAAATGTAGGGCCAGCCAGCCAGCTCGCTGCCAACATTTACACATCACATGATATGGCTCCGGCAAATAGCCAGGGTCAATATCGTTACATTTTAAGGTTCAAAGAACCTGCCTTGGCTTTGTATAAGGGTACTGGAGCGTTTGCTGCTCCGGTTAGGCAGGCTAACGGTAAAATAGATGTTAATGGTGCTGAGGCGAGAAATTATGTTTCCCATTTAAAAAGTCAGCAAGATTTATTTGCCAGTCAATTGTCTTCTGTTTTAGGAAGAACAGTGACACCTGTTTATCAGTTGCAATATGCATTTAATGGTATGGCTGTTTACTTGGATCCTTCAGAGGTCAGTAGTGTAAAACAATTGAATCAAGTGGCAGACATCAGAGCTGATAAAGACTATGAGCTTGATACTGATGCAGGCCCAAGAATTATCGGTGCAGATAATGTTTGGCTTGGAGACGCCCCAGCTGCAGGAGCTGCAATGGGGGAAGGTATGGTTATTGGTACCCTGGATTCAGGGACAAACTTTGATCACCCCTCCTTCGATGCTATGGGTGGAGATGGTTATGTTCACAACAACCCATTAGGCTCAGGCAATTATTTGGGTGTTTGTGATGCGGGCAACACAGATCAGTATCTTGCAAACTACACCTGTAATGACAAATTAATCGGCGGCTATGATTTTGTTAATGGCTTGGAACCTGCGGGTGCGACTGAAATTCCTGGACCTGAAGATGAAAATGGACATGGTTCACATACATCATCTACATCAGGTGGTAATCAAACTGATGGTGACTTTAATGGCGTCACTGTTCCAGTTAGTGGTGTGGCGCCTCATGCCACGAATGTGATATTTGATGTTTGCTATGAAGATGATCAAGGTCGTGGTTTGTGTCCAGGTATCTCCTCAATGATGTCTGTAGATCAAGCCATTGCAGATGGTATGGTTGATGTCATTAACTTTTCTATCGGTGGTGGTTCCTCTCCTTGGGAAGATCCAGTTTCTCGGGCATTTGTTAACGCCACTGAAGCCGGTATTTTTGTTGCAACTTCGGCAGGTAACTCAGGTCCAGGTGCAGGCACTTTGGGACATGTTGAGCCATGGACTACATCAGTTGGTGCAACCACTCATGACAGAAGAGTTGAATCTTTGTTAAATATTGGTGCGACACCCGCATTGCAAGATATCGGTTATTTGTCTAGTGCTGATGGCCCTGGAGTCACTTCTCAAATCACTGGTGAATTGAGGTGGGGCGAAGATGTTGACCCAACCAACAGAGATGGATGTAATCCATGGGCAGCTGATGCATTTGATGGAGAAGTGGCTTTTGTAGATATTTTTACATGCCCTTTTGCACAAAAAGTTGTTCATGCGACAGATGCCGGAGCGATTGCAGTTGTTGTGATGAGTAATACTGACACAAACTTTTTTATGGGTGGCATGGGAGCGACAACAGTTCCTTCAATGACGATTCCTAAAAGTTTAGCAGAAGCTGCTGTTACTGAAATGGCGGGCGGCACATTGCCAATCGTTATTAATACAGCGACAGTTTTATATGATGGTCAGGCAGATGTCATGGCTGGTTTCAGTTCACGTGGCCCCAGTGGTTTCGAATATAACAAGCCAGACGTTTCAGCTCCAGGTGTAAGCATATTAGCGGCATACGATGATGACACAGTAGCCGTAGATGGCGGTGCAGAATTTGCAGCCATTTCCGGTACATCTATGGCTTCGCCACATGTGGCCGGTTCGGCTGCATTGTTGAGACAGTTGCAACCTACTTGGACACCTATGGAAGTCAAGTCAGCATTGATGATGACGGCTAAAAAAGCGGGCAACACCAAAGAAGATGGCATAACACCAACGGATCATTTTGATGATGGCGCGGGTAGAATTCAAGTAGATGTGGCGTCTTCAACTGGCTTGGTAATGCATGAGTCAGCATTCAATATGTTGCTAGCAGATCCTGATAATTTTGGTGATCCAAAAACCATCAATGCACCTAATTTAACTAATTTCAATTGTATTGATACATGTAGTTTTGAAAGAAGTTTGAGAAGTGTGGCTTCTGCTCCTGTGACTTACAATGCGTCTTTGGTTGATATTCCTGGTACTGTTAATCCTGCTCAATTCACTGTCAATCCAGGTGAAACTGTTACATTGGATATTGAAGTGAATGGCGCGGCTTTACCACCAGGTGCAACTTCATTTGGTGAGTTGATGATTGCTGAACAGTCTTCATTTGGTGCTCCTAATCCTTTCAGTATTGCTAATTCTATTGATATTACTGATGGTGGATATGTTTTTGGAGATGGTAATGCTGCCATGTCATGTGAAGATGTGGTGGTTTCTGGCATAACTTCGAGTTCATTAAGCGCGAATGTAGAACTGGGTGCCTCTCATACTTGGGTTGGAGACATGACTGCTAAATTAATCAATCCTGATGGCGATGAGTTGGCGCTGTTTTCACGTCCAGCTTTCCCAGCAAGTTCATTTGGTACCTCGTCAGACTTAGCTGGAACATCTCCAGTAACTTTTGTTGACGGCGGAGCAACCGATGCTGAAGCTATGGGAGCCGGAGGTGGCGTTATTTGTCAAGATGATGGCTTATGTGAATACTATCCAAACCCTGATGAAGAAACTGCATCGGTTGCAGACTTTTCATCCATTTTAACTGGCACCATTAATGGTACTTGGCAAATTTGTGGTGGAGACGCTTTTGATGATGGAAACGGTATAGGTGGTACAATCGATACTGCCACGTTGAATATTTCAGAAGGTGCCGCCCCATCAGTTCCAGCACTACATATGCCTGCTGTGATCATTGGCTTCCCCAATGCACCTGAAATTGATGTAACACCAACTTCATTGGCTGCGACCATTGATGCAGACATGACCACTGATTTAACCCTTAATATCGCCAATTTAGACTCGGCTGGAGCAGATTTGAATTGGATGGTTAATGATACTGGTAAAACTGGTGAAGTCGATCAAGTGTTGTTAGAACAACTGCAAACAGGTTTAGGTAATGGTATTGTCAGTGATTACTTCGATGATGGTGTGACTAATGGTGGCGCATATTCAGCTGATGATTTTACCTTAGCAGCTGATACAACTATTGATGGATTCTTCTTTGACGGTTTCACAAATGGTACCAATTTAGCAGACGAAATTTCATCATTTTCAGTGTTGATTTATCCAGATGCCGCTGGTGCTCCTGCAGGTCATCCAGAAGATGGTGGTGGTACTGAGATTGCAAGCGTTACTTTATCAGTTGGAGATTATCGTTTAAATCTTTCAGATGGTCTGGGTTCTGTATATGTTAACTTAGCAGATGCTTTAGGAGGCAGTCTTGATTTAACCGCTGGGACATACTGGGTGGTTGGCTATGCGAACTTTACTGGCGCAAATCGTTGGAATTGGTTTACAGGTACACCTGGCGGTACCGTTGCTAAATTGGTTGATCCAACGGGTATCTTTGGAGCTGCCTCACCTAATTGGTTAATTATTTCTGATTTGACTGGAGATACCGATTTTGATGGCTTAGCGTTCAATGCGCATACTTTGAAATCATGTGGTGCTTCTTGGTTAAGTGTTGACACATCATCTGGTGTATTGTCACCTGGCAGTGATATTGACGTAACAGTAACTTTAGACTCAACTGGTATGATGCCAGGTGTTTATGAGGCTACTTTGTGTATTGACAGTGATGACTTAGATGAAACCAGAGTGGCTGTTCCAGTAACTTTGACAGTTGATGGTCCAAGTGACTTAATCTTTGCCAATGGTTTTGAAGCACCGGCTCCCTAA